The segment TTGTGTGCATTTTCCTATAGCAGCCACCAGTAGAGCCTGAAGAGCAGAGGGCTGCAGAGGGACACGGAGTATGGCACGGATAGTCTTCCCCCGCTGGACAACTCCGGCATAAAGTTAATTTCCTCATCTTCAAGAATCTCCCATTCGTCTATACCTCGAGTGGTTTTAAGTTGGGCTCTCGAGGCGTCATAGTCCTTTCTCTCTATTGCAGGGGGCAGAGTGGAAGGACTGCAGGTTTCAATGGAGGGAGCACAACGAACTTCGATCCAACGGGAAAACAACTCGGACGTGAAATTGAGCAGCTCCTCTGGACGTGAGTCGTTTAAAGAAAGTTGATCCAAGTCGGTGACCTCTTGAAACCTCTGCCAAAGAAACATCCACAATTACAAATCTTCCAACACGTTTTATCTAACTTCAAGATGCACTGTGGATGgtttgtcacttgcttgtctccatggtcattgcttttcctagaatgttccacagtatgatattaaacttatctgtctccatggaaacaagcggggGATGTCACCAGGggaagttacaagtcagatctgttgatAATTGCGCCTCCACTCATAGTAAGATTGTATGtctttcaagatatttttgagcaataaaaacacttataattGACAACAATGCAAAACAGATCAAGTTAATGCAATACAATGGAACATTTTAGAagcagcaataacatctccatgcagacaagcagctggcagaaaagtttcatagtgcagctttaattctgCAATAGAAATAggacaaaaataagttaagataTGAGAACTTTTATTTCTCACAATATACACATTTCAAGATTATAACGCCAAAATACAAGAAGACCAAAAATAGAGATTAAACCTAACAATTTAAATCACACTTTGAATTAGGGCTGTGCAGAAAACCATGTTTATTTGATTGgataaaaaactaataaataatcaGTTGAGGGGAAAAGTATAGTGTGTTTGTCGtattgcacagccctaattAGAATAAAGTTAGAAGCAGGTAAAATATTGAGTtaaggcaagacaaggcaagtttatttgtatagcacaattggtccacaaagtaattcaaagtgctttacagaataagaaagacattaaaatcacaatgcaacaaatggaaacataaataatcatcataacattaacattaaaagttaaattgtacctctgtgtttctgttgctCTTGATAATCTTTTCCAGTGTTTGTTTGAGATCTCTGATTAAGGAGCGATTTATGTGTTCGTCGTACAGGTTTTTGATCAACACATGCCATGAATCCAGAAGGACGATGGCAGCCGGGAACACACAGCACTGCAGGCAAAGGCAACATAACACTCAAATTAGTTTAAAATGCACGGCTGATGTGTCAAGCAGCTGCCACAGAAACCACTGCCACAAGTCTGTCAATGCTGCTCCCGTAAAGCAAACCTCAATGGTCTTCTTGTAAAAGCAGCTGAAATAACATTGccttgtcatgatactaaaatttcaaacttgaggAAGAATGAAAAGACACGatcattaataaaaaataaatatacagatataAAGTTATAGTTTTAGCAAGAGTAAAAAAGACTAATGACTTTAAACATGTGGTCAAACTACTTGACAATAGGCATAGCTCTTttctcatttggatcattttagatTGTAGCCCTATACACTATATCTATAGAGCAACTAATTTAGGTATCACTTGGTTTCTGGGTATTTATGGGAAACGGAAAGCTGTTAGCTCACCGGGTCATCACAGAGGATTCTTCTTGTGTAGCGATGCTTGATGTAATAATCCTTAGGGAACACCGATCgctaaaaaaagataaaaatagttGCGATTCCATCAACAGATACTGACTCTATGTAGCCACTAATTATTATTACCAGTCTGTTAGACATAAACAA is part of the Periophthalmus magnuspinnatus isolate fPerMag1 chromosome 16, fPerMag1.2.pri, whole genome shotgun sequence genome and harbors:
- the zgc:174888 gene encoding uncharacterized protein zgc:174888, which translates into the protein MSLPVLLFLSLWTAQCGGCGSDVGSVDNIKTTIDMNAKGFRSVFPKDYYIKHRYTRRILCDDPCCVFPAAIVLLDSWHVLIKNLYDEHINRSLIRDLKQTLEKIIKSNRNTERFQEVTDLDQLSLNDSRPEELLNFTSELFSRWIEVRCAPSIETCSPSTLPPAIERKDYDASRAQLKTTRGIDEWEILEDEEINFMPELSSGGRLSVPYSVSLCSPLLFRLYWWLL